The following coding sequences lie in one Equus asinus isolate D_3611 breed Donkey chromosome 1, EquAss-T2T_v2, whole genome shotgun sequence genomic window:
- the LOC106842597 gene encoding olfactory receptor 9A1-like, with protein MLKNYSSAIEFYLLGFHGSKELHNTLFATFFFLYPVTFIGNTVIIMVVCVDKRLQSPMYFFLGHLSVLEILTTSVAVPLMLWGLLLPGMQAISLIACGAQLCLYLSLGTSELVLVGAMAVDRYVAVCNPLRYNIIMNSHTCIWVVILSWVFGFLFQILPVYATFQLTFCKSNVLDHFYCDRGQLLKLSCDDSHFTQFALFLMAVFIIIGSLIPTIVSYICVISTILKIPSVSGQRKAFSTCVSHFAFVVIAYGSCLFLFVKPKQTQAAEYNRVASLLVLVVTPFLNPFVFTLRNEKFVEAFRDVMKRCCQRLKD; from the coding sequence ATGTTGAAGAATTACTCTAGTGCTATAGAATTTTATCTCCTTGGCTTCCATGGCTCCAAAGAACTACACAATACTCTTTTTGCCACCTTCTTCTTCCTCTACCCTGTGACATTTATTGGAAACACGGTCATCATCATGGTGGTCTGTGTTGATAAACGTCTGCAGTcccccatgtatttcttccttggCCACTTATCTGTCCTGGAGATCCTGACCACATCTGTTGCCGTTCCCTTGATGCTCTGGGGGTTGCTGCTCCCTGGGATGCAGGCAATATCTCTGATTGCATGTGGTGCACAACTGTGTTTGTACCTTTCTTTGGGTACGTCAGAGTTGGTGTTAGTTGGAGCAATGGCTGTGGACCGTTATGTGGCAGTCTGTAACCCTCTGAGGTACAATATCATTATGAACAGCCATACCTGCATCTGGGTGGTAATCCTGTCATGGGTATTTGGGTTCCTATTTCAAATTTTGCCAGTCTATGCCACGTTTCAGCTTACCTTCTGCAAATCAAATGTGTTAGACCATTTTTACTGTGACCGAGGGCAACTGCTCAAACTATCCTGTGATGACAGTCATTTCACacagtttgctctttttttaatggctgttttcattatcattgGTTCTTTGATCCCTACAATTGTCTCCTACATCTGCGTCATCTCCACCATCCTCAAGATCCCCTCAGTTTCTGGCCAGAGGAAAGCCTTCTCTACTTGTGTCTCCCATTTCGCCTTTGTTGTGATCGCCTATGGCAgttgtctcttcctctttgtGAAACCCAAGCAAACACAGGCAGCTGAGTACAACCGGGTGGCTTCATTGTTGGTTTTAGTGGTGACTCCTTTTCTGAACCCTTTTGTCTTTACCCTCCGGAATGAGAAATTCGTGGAGGCCTTTCGAGATGTCATGAAACGCTGTTGTCAACGCCTCAAGGATTAG